In one window of bacterium DNA:
- a CDS encoding Gfo/Idh/MocA family oxidoreductase, translating into MTKPLRMALIGAGNRGRGIFGAYAKKMPHRAVFVAVAEPDESRRKAFAQEHGIPALACFRSAGELFAATGLEIEAVVVATVEDQRLDPVVQAIGRGCHVLVEKPLGRTAEEVVAVTDAARKSDRVFAVCHQLRYVTGYATIKELIDSGRYGEAVAIQMSENLSYHHYAHSYVRGFFNSSRLTPMILAKCCHDMDLMCYLTGRRPVRVSSFGSLTWFRPEHAPQGAPRHCLDGCPAAATCPYNVLKLYFNEDTDPAYIRQMGVVRGKDELLELLKTNRFGRCVYRCDNDVVDHQTVNVEFEGGLTVSFAMVGHNAKGRRLTKISLTNGEIDFDLSERVVKAYTFEPLREALITPAGMGGSHAGGDRMIMDGFVDAIQSNGASPMLTSVEMSLDSHLLAFAAEQSRRQNGAPVELRDFEEKARAKKS; encoded by the coding sequence ATGACGAAACCTTTACGGATGGCCTTGATCGGGGCGGGAAACCGCGGGCGGGGGATTTTTGGGGCGTATGCCAAAAAGATGCCACACCGGGCGGTGTTTGTGGCGGTGGCGGAGCCGGATGAGTCGCGGCGGAAGGCCTTTGCGCAAGAGCATGGAATCCCGGCCTTAGCCTGTTTCCGGAGTGCCGGTGAGCTTTTCGCGGCCACGGGTCTGGAGATTGAGGCGGTGGTGGTGGCCACGGTGGAGGACCAGCGGCTGGATCCGGTGGTCCAGGCGATCGGTCGGGGCTGTCATGTCCTGGTTGAAAAACCGCTGGGCAGGACGGCGGAGGAAGTGGTGGCCGTGACGGATGCGGCCAGAAAATCCGACCGGGTCTTCGCGGTGTGTCATCAATTGCGCTACGTCACGGGGTATGCCACGATCAAGGAGTTGATCGATTCCGGACGGTACGGGGAGGCGGTGGCCATTCAGATGAGCGAGAACCTCTCGTACCACCACTATGCCCACTCGTATGTACGGGGATTTTTCAATTCCAGCCGCCTGACCCCCATGATTCTGGCCAAATGCTGTCATGATATGGATTTGATGTGCTATTTGACCGGGAGGCGGCCAGTCCGGGTCTCCTCCTTCGGCTCATTGACCTGGTTCCGGCCTGAACATGCGCCCCAGGGGGCACCCCGGCACTGCCTGGATGGCTGTCCTGCGGCCGCCACATGCCCGTATAATGTCCTGAAGCTCTATTTCAATGAGGATACGGATCCCGCCTATATCCGGCAGATGGGGGTGGTGCGGGGGAAGGATGAATTGCTGGAACTGTTGAAGACCAACCGGTTTGGCCGGTGTGTCTACCGGTGCGATAACGATGTGGTGGACCATCAGACGGTCAATGTGGAATTTGAGGGCGGGCTCACGGTCTCGTTCGCCATGGTGGGTCATAATGCCAAGGGGCGGCGGCTGACGAAGATCAGTCTGACCAACGGGGAGATTGATTTCGACTTGTCCGAGCGCGTCGTGAAGGCCTACACCTTTGAGCCGCTCCGTGAAGCGCTGATTACGCCGGCCGGCATGGGCGGGAGTCATGCCGGGGGCGACCGGATGATCATGGACGGATTCGTGGATGCCATCCAGTCGAACGGGGCGTCCCCGATGCTGACCTCGGTGGAGATGTCACTCGACAGTCACCTGCTGGCCTTCGCGGCCGAGCAGTCGCGCCGGCAGAATGGCGCCCCGGTGGAACTCCGGGACTTTGAAGAAAAGGCCAGGGCGAAAAAGAGTTAA
- the amrS gene encoding AmmeMemoRadiSam system radical SAM enzyme, which yields MREAMFSEREGDTDVRCGLCRFHCLIKDGARGICGVRENREGTLYSLVYGKLCAEHVDPIEKKPLYHVMPGSASFSIATAGCNFHCRHCQNYSISQVSPHTSIRGVPCTPGEIVEQAKATQCRSISYTYTEPTVFYEFAYDTARLARKAGLKNIFVTNGYISKAALAKIAPVLDAANIDLKGFTEAFYRDVVHARLSEVLDSIIEYRKQGIWIELTTLIIPGLNDDDAELQGIASFIMTHLGADTPWHVSAFYPTFQLTDRPRTPVATLQKARDIGLAAGLHYVYEGNVPGAGGENTRCPACSALLIERYGFSIITNRIHKGLCPDCGTVIAGIEL from the coding sequence ATGCGAGAAGCGATGTTTTCCGAGCGCGAAGGCGATACCGATGTGCGTTGTGGTCTGTGCCGCTTCCATTGCCTGATCAAGGATGGAGCCAGGGGAATTTGCGGGGTTCGCGAAAACAGGGAAGGCACTCTGTACAGTCTGGTGTATGGGAAACTGTGCGCCGAGCATGTGGACCCCATCGAGAAGAAGCCGCTTTATCACGTTATGCCGGGGAGCGCCTCCTTCTCCATTGCCACGGCAGGCTGCAACTTCCACTGCCGGCATTGCCAGAATTACTCTATCTCCCAGGTTTCCCCTCATACCTCCATCAGGGGAGTGCCATGCACGCCCGGGGAGATTGTTGAACAGGCCAAGGCGACCCAGTGCCGGTCCATCTCCTACACCTATACCGAGCCGACGGTCTTTTATGAGTTCGCCTATGATACCGCCCGACTCGCCCGCAAGGCGGGTCTGAAGAATATCTTTGTCACCAATGGCTATATCAGTAAGGCGGCCCTGGCAAAAATCGCCCCCGTTCTGGATGCGGCCAATATTGACCTGAAGGGGTTTACCGAGGCGTTCTACCGGGACGTGGTCCATGCCCGTCTTTCCGAGGTGCTCGACTCCATCATTGAGTACCGCAAGCAGGGCATCTGGATCGAGCTTACCACGCTCATCATTCCCGGCCTGAATGATGACGATGCCGAGCTGCAGGGCATCGCGTCATTCATCATGACGCACCTGGGGGCCGATACGCCCTGGCATGTGAGCGCATTCTATCCGACCTTCCAATTGACCGACCGACCGCGGACGCCCGTGGCCACCCTGCAGAAGGCCCGCGATATCGGACTGGCCGCCGGACTGCACTATGTCTATGAAGGCAATGTGCCCGGCGCGGGAGGTGAAAACACCCGTTGCCCCGCCTGTTCGGCTTTATTGATCGAGCGCTATGGCTTCAGCATTATCACCAACCGGATCCACAAGGGCCTCTGTCCGGACTGCGGGACGGTGATTGCAGGGATTGAACTCTAA
- a CDS encoding polysaccharide deacetylase family protein has translation MRNQIRFLFPEGRPKALTFSYDDGNIADRRLVEVFNKYKVKGTFHLNSGTLGHNANVLAPEEVAALFQGHEISCHSVTHPFLERISRTEVLREMLDDRLALEKIAGYPVRGMSYPFGTYSREVIDILKSLDIVYARTVQSTGRFTLPDHFLEWHPTCHHKDNLLDQAAKFKATPYPFSVFYVWGHSYEFNRDNNWDLIETFCAKMADDDSIWHATNIDIYDYVTALKRLEFSADSTLVKNPNGIPLWLSVNGATVQLLPGELKNIR, from the coding sequence ATGCGCAACCAAATTCGATTTTTATTCCCGGAGGGCAGACCGAAGGCCCTGACATTCAGCTATGATGACGGCAATATCGCCGATCGCCGCCTGGTCGAAGTGTTCAACAAATATAAGGTTAAAGGCACTTTTCACCTGAACAGCGGCACGCTGGGCCACAACGCCAATGTGCTGGCACCCGAGGAAGTGGCCGCGCTTTTTCAGGGGCATGAGATCTCCTGCCACAGCGTCACCCATCCCTTCCTGGAGCGGATCAGCCGGACGGAAGTGCTGAGGGAGATGCTCGATGACCGGCTGGCGCTGGAAAAAATCGCCGGATACCCGGTGCGCGGCATGTCCTATCCGTTCGGCACCTATAGCCGGGAAGTCATAGACATCCTGAAAAGCCTGGACATCGTCTATGCCCGAACCGTCCAGAGCACCGGACGGTTTACATTACCCGACCATTTCCTGGAATGGCACCCGACGTGTCATCATAAAGACAACTTACTGGACCAAGCGGCAAAATTCAAAGCCACCCCCTACCCCTTTTCGGTATTTTATGTATGGGGGCACAGTTATGAATTCAACCGGGACAACAACTGGGATCTGATAGAGACCTTTTGCGCCAAGATGGCTGACGACGACTCGATCTGGCACGCCACGAATATCGACATTTATGATTATGTGACCGCCCTGAAACGGCTGGAATTCTCCGCCGACAGTACGCTCGTCAAAAACCCGAATGGGATTCCCCTCTGGCTGAGCGTCAATGGCGCGACCGTCCAACTATTACCAGGGGAATTAAAGAACATCCGCTAG
- a CDS encoding neutral/alkaline non-lysosomal ceramidase N-terminal domain-containing protein: protein MTLQAGAAVRDISPTKAMALYGYPHVARVSTGIHDPLLASALFLENNGKTLVLVALDLLFLDPPLARLIRKRVAEALKIPESGVFISCTHTHSGPVTRGPMSEGQDILGRKPDPDYLTQVGDEVVEAAFAAATAAVPAEVSWTSADARGVGGNRLSADGVTDPECGILAVRNADTKSMLAVSLIYGMHPTVLHEDSKLVSSDFPHYTRLHLRERFGDGVTVLYHTAPCGNQSPRYFVKGQTFAEAERLGRKLGVAAASSLAGIPESSWSASPRLDAILTPVDLPRRPLMPLEAAQARLDEYRATFARLKAEGAPHPEVRTAECAIFGAEGGVALAKSEAAGDIARTLAEYAPLEVQLIRIGEVDVVGIPGECFTEYALAIKHAAKTKTFVVSLVNGELRGYVVTPEVLAAGGYEATSAVFDPAAGSVLVKTALALGERVAAVRPEKG from the coding sequence ATGACATTGCAAGCAGGTGCGGCAGTTCGAGACATCAGTCCCACTAAAGCCATGGCCTTATATGGCTATCCTCATGTGGCGCGGGTATCCACCGGCATCCATGATCCGTTGCTGGCCTCGGCGTTGTTTCTGGAGAATAATGGAAAGACGTTGGTACTGGTGGCCCTGGATTTGCTTTTTCTGGACCCGCCGTTGGCCCGCTTGATTCGTAAACGGGTGGCCGAGGCCTTGAAAATTCCGGAGTCAGGGGTGTTTATCAGTTGCACGCATACCCATTCGGGTCCGGTGACACGTGGTCCGATGTCGGAGGGGCAGGATATCCTGGGGCGTAAGCCTGATCCGGACTATCTCACCCAAGTGGGGGATGAGGTGGTTGAGGCCGCGTTTGCCGCCGCCACGGCCGCCGTCCCTGCCGAGGTGTCCTGGACCAGTGCGGATGCCCGCGGGGTGGGCGGTAATCGCCTCTCGGCCGATGGCGTGACCGATCCGGAGTGCGGCATTCTGGCCGTACGGAATGCGGACACCAAGTCGATGTTGGCGGTGTCCCTGATCTATGGCATGCACCCGACCGTGCTTCATGAGGACTCCAAGCTGGTGTCTTCCGATTTCCCTCATTACACCCGGCTGCATCTGCGCGAGCGGTTTGGCGACGGCGTGACGGTGCTGTATCACACGGCCCCGTGCGGGAACCAGAGTCCCCGGTATTTTGTCAAGGGTCAGACGTTTGCCGAAGCGGAGCGGTTGGGTCGCAAACTGGGGGTCGCGGCGGCCTCGTCGCTGGCGGGCATCCCGGAATCCTCCTGGTCTGCTTCACCCCGGCTTGATGCCATTCTGACGCCCGTTGATTTGCCTCGCCGTCCGCTCATGCCGCTGGAGGCCGCCCAGGCGCGGTTGGATGAATACCGGGCCACATTTGCACGCTTAAAGGCGGAAGGGGCGCCCCACCCTGAAGTCCGGACCGCGGAGTGCGCCATCTTCGGTGCAGAAGGGGGCGTGGCGCTGGCCAAGTCGGAGGCCGCCGGGGATATCGCCCGCACGCTGGCAGAATATGCCCCGCTTGAGGTGCAGCTGATTCGTATCGGTGAGGTCGACGTGGTGGGCATCCCGGGCGAATGTTTCACGGAATACGCCCTTGCCATTAAGCACGCGGCTAAAACAAAGACGTTTGTGGTTAGCCTTGTGAATGGGGAGTTACGGGGGTACGTTGTGACGCCGGAAGTGCTGGCGGCAGGTGGCTATGAGGCGACCAGCGCTGTGTTCGATCCTGCGGCCGGATCCGTTCTGGTAAAGACGGCTCTGGCGTTGGGCGAACGGGTGGCCGCGGTGCGGCCGGAGAAAGGCTGA
- a CDS encoding DeoR/GlpR family DNA-binding transcription regulator: MTPQTRHSRIMDLLTAQGEAQVGELATSLKVSDMTIRRDLDALALAGKVIRTHGGAALNGRVVFDFQFMQRTQQHEVAKRQIAEMAASLVQDGQSVLLDSGTTTLAVAHALKSKKRLTIITTSLPIASELQSCGHIDLILLGGALRREAPDLIGPLTESNLEQLKADITFIGADAVDSQGNCYNQSMAVARMLARMATAAREVYVVADSHKVGETALSRFGTLKGWNGLITDRALSSTQAAALKRAGCTVIQPPKAF; encoded by the coding sequence ATGACACCACAAACCCGGCACTCACGAATAATGGACCTGCTCACCGCGCAGGGTGAAGCGCAGGTGGGCGAACTGGCCACCTCGCTCAAGGTCAGCGACATGACCATCCGGCGCGATCTGGACGCCCTCGCCCTGGCCGGGAAAGTGATCCGGACGCATGGCGGCGCGGCCTTGAACGGACGCGTCGTGTTTGACTTCCAATTCATGCAGCGCACGCAACAACACGAGGTTGCGAAGCGGCAGATCGCGGAGATGGCGGCCAGCCTGGTTCAGGACGGACAATCGGTGCTGCTGGACTCCGGAACGACCACCCTGGCGGTGGCCCATGCGCTCAAGTCCAAAAAGCGCCTGACGATCATCACCACCTCGCTCCCCATCGCCTCGGAACTCCAGAGCTGCGGGCATATTGACCTGATTCTGCTGGGCGGAGCCCTGCGGCGGGAAGCCCCCGACCTGATCGGCCCCCTCACCGAAAGCAACCTGGAACAGCTTAAGGCGGATATCACCTTCATCGGCGCCGACGCCGTGGATAGCCAGGGAAACTGCTACAATCAGTCCATGGCGGTCGCGCGGATGCTGGCCCGTATGGCCACCGCCGCGCGCGAGGTGTATGTGGTGGCGGACAGCCATAAAGTCGGCGAGACCGCCCTCTCCCGCTTCGGCACCCTGAAGGGCTGGAATGGCCTGATCACCGACCGTGCCCTCTCCTCCACCCAGGCGGCCGCGCTGAAACGGGCCGGCTGCACGGTCATCCAACCTCCCAAAGCCTTTTAA
- a CDS encoding class I SAM-dependent methyltransferase, with translation MTTLPETADIETSSDGYAARFAGPAGEWMLEVQETVTASLLPAPESAATILDVGGGHGQLARPLCRRGYLVTVVGSDDSCRHRVADLVEKGGCGFVVGNLVELPFPDRSFEVAISFRLLPHCTAWPQLIRELCRVAQRSVIVDYPTSEGLNAIAPALFGAKKKLEGNTRAWRMFRHAEVAAEFAKHGFVPGRRVPQFFLPMVLHRMLKCRRLSAGLEAICHSLGLTRRWGSPVIVRMDRLAV, from the coding sequence ATGACGACATTACCAGAGACGGCAGACATTGAGACATCCTCGGACGGATATGCGGCGCGCTTTGCCGGGCCGGCGGGGGAGTGGATGCTGGAGGTGCAGGAAACGGTGACCGCTTCCCTGCTCCCGGCCCCGGAGTCGGCGGCCACGATCCTGGATGTGGGGGGCGGGCACGGGCAATTAGCCCGGCCGCTGTGTCGCCGCGGCTATCTGGTGACCGTGGTGGGGAGTGATGACTCCTGTCGCCACCGGGTTGCGGATCTGGTGGAAAAGGGCGGTTGTGGGTTTGTAGTGGGAAATCTGGTGGAGCTTCCTTTCCCTGACCGGTCGTTTGAAGTGGCGATCTCGTTCCGGCTTTTGCCGCATTGCACGGCCTGGCCCCAGTTGATCCGTGAGTTATGCCGGGTGGCGCAACGTTCGGTGATCGTGGATTATCCTACCAGTGAGGGGTTGAATGCCATTGCGCCCGCCTTGTTTGGCGCCAAGAAAAAACTGGAAGGGAATACCCGGGCCTGGCGGATGTTCCGTCATGCGGAGGTGGCCGCCGAATTCGCGAAACATGGCTTTGTCCCGGGGCGGCGCGTGCCTCAATTTTTCCTGCCGATGGTTCTGCACCGGATGCTGAAATGCCGACGGCTGTCCGCCGGGTTGGAAGCCATCTGCCACAGCCTCGGCCTGACCCGGCGCTGGGGCTCGCCGGTCATCGTGCGAATGGACCGGTTGGCGGTTTAG
- a CDS encoding Gfo/Idh/MocA family oxidoreductase — protein MKTIHFGIIGCGLMGREFASAAARWCHLTDIDVRPEIVAICDKNKAICDWYTGNFPAIKQVTDDYKALLANPAVEVVYIAVPHNLHQEMYCAAIEAGKHVMGEKPFGIDKPACDAIMASLKRHPDVMARCSSEFPFFPAMQKISELIEAKAFGRIIEVNTGFLHSSDMDVNKAINWKRMIQFNGEYGVMGDLGMHTCHVPFRAGWMPRNVRAILSDIVKERPDGKGGKVPCLTWDNATLFCEVTDPVTNEPFPWTLKTQRIAPGQRDNWYVEILGTETSVRWSSAHADTLEILEYTGGEQAWKQVQTGHETAFKTITGEIFQFGFPDSILQMWAAFLYELAHGKPLKRFAGCVTPDEAALSHRLFTAALESQKHQTTVKV, from the coding sequence ATGAAGACCATTCACTTCGGCATCATCGGTTGCGGCCTCATGGGCCGCGAATTTGCCAGCGCGGCCGCGCGCTGGTGTCATTTGACCGACATCGATGTACGCCCCGAAATCGTCGCGATCTGCGATAAGAACAAGGCGATCTGCGACTGGTATACCGGGAATTTCCCGGCCATCAAGCAGGTGACGGATGACTACAAGGCGCTGCTGGCCAACCCGGCGGTTGAAGTGGTCTATATCGCCGTGCCCCACAACCTGCATCAGGAGATGTATTGCGCCGCCATCGAGGCGGGTAAACACGTCATGGGCGAAAAGCCGTTCGGGATCGATAAACCCGCCTGTGATGCCATTATGGCCAGCCTTAAACGCCATCCGGATGTGATGGCGCGCTGTTCATCGGAGTTCCCGTTCTTTCCCGCCATGCAGAAGATCAGCGAGCTGATCGAAGCCAAGGCGTTCGGACGGATCATTGAGGTTAACACCGGCTTCCTGCATTCAAGCGACATGGACGTCAACAAGGCGATCAACTGGAAGCGGATGATCCAGTTCAATGGCGAGTATGGCGTCATGGGTGATCTGGGCATGCATACCTGCCATGTCCCGTTCCGCGCCGGCTGGATGCCCCGCAATGTGCGGGCCATCCTCAGCGATATCGTCAAGGAACGGCCGGACGGCAAGGGCGGAAAAGTCCCCTGCCTGACATGGGACAATGCAACCCTATTCTGTGAAGTCACGGATCCCGTCACCAACGAGCCCTTTCCCTGGACCCTCAAAACCCAGCGGATTGCGCCCGGCCAGCGGGACAACTGGTATGTCGAAATCCTCGGAACGGAAACCTCCGTCCGCTGGTCAAGCGCTCACGCCGACACCCTGGAAATTCTTGAGTATACCGGCGGCGAGCAGGCCTGGAAACAGGTCCAGACCGGCCACGAGACGGCCTTCAAGACCATTACCGGCGAGATTTTCCAATTCGGGTTCCCGGACTCGATCCTGCAGATGTGGGCGGCATTCCTCTATGAACTCGCCCACGGGAAGCCGCTCAAGCGGTTTGCCGGCTGTGTGACCCCGGACGAAGCCGCCCTGAGCCACCGGCTCTTCACGGCCGCACTGGAATCGCAGAAGCACCAGACCACCGTCAAGGTGTAG
- a CDS encoding aspartate aminotransferase family protein, translating into MSKTTNSNWAHVDLTKYPNMKVPAPGPESKKWHERCTKYFKGLSGQVKLFPVAFESGHGCTLKDVDGNEYIDFSSGIYVTTLGHCHPKVTEAVQKHAGTLMNAHDFTTPIKAQLMEKMAATLPGDLKGFQIYDCGTAAVEAGLRVCRAATGKTELISGFGDFHGKTYGAVSLAEFRDPAYGPVRAPGSHLVPRPNPYRPMWTKADGTIDTDKYIAFYDEYIGRATVNNVAAFVMEPIQGWGGSIIPPDDFFPKLRKFCDDRKILLMADEVLTSMGRTGKWLAMEHWGVLPDIVTLGKGFGNGFPVTAVAVREPYKEAIEKISASSSYGGNPMACAAALACFEVIEEENLLAHALHLEAVAMKYMKPMLARHPIVGDVRAKGCLMGIELVKDKATKEPLDIAGKMVYQKAFAKGLAWIPAGHILRMSPPIIMEEEVLLKGLQMIEEAIGETEKELGYVR; encoded by the coding sequence ATGAGCAAGACGACGAACAGTAACTGGGCACATGTTGATCTCACCAAGTATCCGAACATGAAGGTCCCCGCACCGGGCCCGGAATCCAAAAAATGGCACGAGCGGTGTACCAAGTATTTCAAGGGATTGAGCGGCCAGGTGAAGTTGTTCCCCGTGGCGTTCGAATCGGGCCACGGCTGCACCCTCAAGGATGTGGATGGCAACGAGTATATCGATTTCTCCTCCGGCATCTATGTCACCACGCTCGGGCATTGCCACCCCAAAGTCACCGAGGCCGTCCAAAAACACGCCGGCACGCTGATGAATGCGCATGACTTCACGACCCCGATCAAGGCGCAGCTGATGGAAAAGATGGCGGCCACCCTGCCGGGCGACTTGAAAGGCTTCCAGATCTATGACTGCGGTACCGCCGCGGTGGAGGCCGGGTTGCGCGTCTGCCGCGCCGCCACGGGCAAGACGGAACTGATCTCCGGCTTCGGCGACTTCCATGGCAAAACCTATGGCGCCGTGTCGCTGGCGGAGTTCCGGGACCCGGCCTATGGACCGGTGCGCGCCCCGGGGAGTCATCTGGTCCCCCGCCCGAATCCCTACCGCCCCATGTGGACCAAGGCGGACGGGACGATCGACACCGACAAATATATCGCCTTTTATGACGAATACATCGGCCGGGCCACGGTCAACAATGTGGCCGCCTTCGTTATGGAGCCGATCCAGGGTTGGGGCGGATCCATCATCCCCCCGGATGACTTCTTCCCGAAACTGCGCAAGTTCTGCGATGACCGCAAGATCCTGCTCATGGCGGATGAAGTCCTGACCAGCATGGGCCGTACCGGCAAATGGCTGGCCATGGAACATTGGGGCGTACTGCCGGATATCGTGACCCTCGGCAAGGGCTTCGGCAACGGCTTCCCCGTCACCGCCGTCGCGGTGCGCGAACCTTATAAGGAAGCCATTGAGAAGATTTCCGCCTCGTCCAGCTATGGGGGCAATCCCATGGCCTGTGCGGCCGCGCTGGCCTGCTTCGAGGTGATCGAGGAGGAGAATCTGCTGGCCCATGCCCTGCATCTTGAGGCGGTTGCGATGAAATACATGAAGCCCATGCTGGCACGCCACCCGATCGTCGGTGACGTCCGCGCCAAGGGGTGTCTCATGGGCATCGAACTGGTCAAGGACAAGGCGACCAAGGAGCCGCTGGATATCGCCGGCAAGATGGTTTACCAGAAGGCCTTCGCCAAGGGTCTGGCCTGGATCCCGGCCGGCCACATCCTGCGCATGAGCCCGCCCATCATCATGGAGGAAGAGGTCCTGCTGAAAGGGCTCCAGATGATCGAGGAAGCGATCGGCGAAACGGAAAAGGAACTCGGCTACGTCCGGTAA